A window from Candidatus Amarolinea dominans encodes these proteins:
- a CDS encoding (2Fe-2S) ferredoxin domain-containing protein, which produces MKTLEDLKRIREEAQQTLKIRLDTGTTITVGMGTCGIAAGARDTMRAILDELAGRDIDAHVATVGCIGMCAREPLVDIQQANQPRVTYGNVLPAMVPRLIEEHLIRGAVIEEWVVGRIEPAVQG; this is translated from the coding sequence CTGAAGACACTGGAGGATCTGAAGCGCATCCGTGAGGAGGCGCAGCAGACCTTGAAGATACGCCTGGACACCGGCACGACGATTACGGTGGGCATGGGCACCTGCGGCATCGCGGCCGGCGCGCGCGACACCATGCGCGCCATCCTGGACGAGTTGGCCGGTCGCGACATAGATGCGCACGTCGCCACGGTGGGCTGCATTGGCATGTGCGCCCGTGAGCCGTTGGTGGACATTCAGCAGGCCAACCAGCCGCGCGTTACGTATGGCAATGTGCTGCCGGCCATGGTGCCCCGGCTGATCGAAGAGCATCTGATCAGGGGCGCGGTCATCGAGGAGTGGGTGGTGGGCCGCATCGAACCGGCTGTGCAAGGTTAA